GTCCTGTTACAGAGTCAGTGGGGATTGATTGCCGTCCGTTACAGGCTGATTGACAGTGAacgcgaatttaatcctgattggaacagcctggaattagtaagggaaatatggaataaaataaaaggaagtaaaacctgtttgtaaatctttggctaatggtgaatttattaacataatccgcactttaaaaaaattattggcggggtttttgaaattaaaaatcgtTCGAGGTGTGACCGTTGACAGGAATTTCTGTCCTCATTTCATTGGTGGGCTCAACAGACAATGGCTAAGGCGTGAGATTAACATTCAGCGGTGATTTCAGTAAAGAATGATCATGACTGGAAGAGGTAAAAGaagcaaaggactgggtaaagctGGAGCCAAAcagcaccgtaaagtgctccgtgataacatccagtgcatcaccaaaccagccatccgccgcctggctcgctgTGGCGGAGTCAAGTGGATCTTGGGCCTGATCTCCGTTGAGACCCGCGGgatgctgaaggttttcctggagaatgtgatcacctacactgagcacaccaagcgcaagacggtcactgccatggatgtggtgtacgctctgaaacggcaggaccgcactctctatggattcggcggctgaataacgcgaccctttcccccaaacacaacacaaaggctcttctcagagccacccaccgcctcacagagagagcagcaacctggggaacgggggcgagatagttgatttatattttgttctgtatagatatgttttttgccgagatctatattgtggtgttaggtgttttaaatcagcatatacacgatggacagaatttttgtgtcctcacccattgcttttcctcccatctttgtatcgtcagcaaacttggctgcgttacactcggttccttcttccaagtcgttaatatcgatcataaatagttggagtcctagcactgatccctgtggcatcccattggttactgattgccaacctgggaatgaaccatttatccccactctctggtttctgtttgttagccaatcctctatccatgctaatatattacccccaaccccgtgaacttttatcttgtgcagtcagtaaccttttatgtggcaccttgtcaaatgcgttctggaagtccaaatacaccacatcgactgcttccccattatccaccctgttcatgacatcctcaaagaattccagcaaatttgtcaaacatgacttccccttcataaatccatgctgttacatccatgttacagcagtgacagataagaaaggtgttgaattaaacgatgggaggaaggcagcatcagggcggaaggacagtgagggtcccttgccctcatagaaggactcccaagtcctgatcagaagtgaccctcaggcaatctcggttacaaaccggtcaatgtctcgaacatgtagaaatgtagatcgacaaacacagctgttcagattattgaatgtATATATAGAAAAAAACGTGAAtgaaccttcctcataagtccggccgtcattaaccatttttgcttgagagcagaatagaaacataaagaacggagtataaatcgggaggggatgtAATTGATGACCTCAtttaagaatttgagattgtggcgagcaataaatctgattggatgtttaaagataccaatcagagagatacagaacaatggaaattgacaacgcggccaatgaaccaatcacagtcattgccttcacccatccctcattagcataagGTTGTGGGCGGAGTGTGaggctgcctatataatgcgagccCGGAGCAAAATTTCCTTTATATCTGTAcctgactgaacaagacgatgcctgaggaaaagaaaccagcttcgaaaaagggtgccaagaaagtcatcaagaaaacaccaccgaagggcggtaagaagcgccgaaagtcgaggaaggagagttatgctatctacatctacaaagtgatgaagcaggttcaccccgacaccggcatatcctccaaggccatgggcatcatgaactcgtttgtgaacgatatttttgagcgcatcgcgggtgaggcttcccgcctggcccattacaacaagcgccgcaccatcagctcccgggagatccagaccgccgtgcgcctgctgctgcccggggagctggccaagcacgccgtgtcggaaggaacaaaggcggtgaccaagtacaccagctccaagtaaaactccacgttgtcctgacagaacaaaccccaaacacaacggctcttttaagagccacccacaacatcattgaaagagctgcacaaacacatcaccctttagactgaatttactgtaattatttcccgaaCAACTGCGTGTGAGAAGCTTTACAATTCCAGCTGTAGATtcagttttgaattctcataagtaGCTTCACTGACCGTTTCGACCTGAGCGTCGCTGGAATTTCCTGCAGTGAGtgaactacaaacacggtccctggtcgctttccctttgctctcagacccgttcattcacagcgcctgccgacgaatttatttggggggcggggaaactccgatttcagtcacaTTCTCACTCAAGTCCTTTTCACTTTTAAAAATTCTGTTCCCGCTCTGTctgtttattaacccgagactctCCGCagcgtaacaacccagaatgggagttcttagagactagaacaggggcagtttgaacactgttCCTCTTTTTACAGAAGGAatctcagttctggtctcactcccacagcagctcctgtgaaaaGAAGTTCACGTTTACAAAgatggagctggaatgtgtcccgttacagaatcagtgggaactgagtcccgcccgttacagacagtttgaaactgAAGCCAAATTCAATCCTgattgttacaggctggaatttgcaagtaatgagacaaaaggaaACAATTATTACATGTaataagacaaaaggaaacaaaaagtgttttGGAGTATTGTctaatggtgaagttactaacataatccgcaattttaacaattattggcggaatttttgaatttaaaaaatcgtTAATTTCTGACTTGAGAACCAGTAATTTCCACTCTCCTTTCATTCGTGGACGAAGCAGactgtgattggtcatcggaaatGACCAATCACATgttcgctccctgcatccctccagaatctataagaagggcagatgtgggaagAGTTTCTGATTCTTTCTCTAAacctgtggattgtggaaatgtctggaagaggaaaaaccagcGGAAAAGCtgaggccaaggccaagtctcgctcctcccgggccggactgcagttccctgtgggccgtgttcacatgctcctgcgaaaggggaactacgctgagcgtgtgggtgccggagccccggtctacatggctgctgtgctcgtgtatctgaccgctgaaatcctggagctagcCGGcaacggcccgcgacaacaagaagacccgcatcatccccagacaactgcagctggccatccgcaacgacgaggagctcaacaagctgctgggaaaggtgaccatcgctcggggcggggtgctgccgaatatccaggctgtgctgctgcccaagaaaaccaccacttcttccaagaacaaataaaacggacaagatttaatctaataacctaaaggctcttttcagagccacccacagtatctgtgaaagggctgcatACTATCTTAATGGAGACCTTGAGTTCAGGTACAGATAAATTGGTCTGTTTCAGACCTgtatgcgggagttttcagttcctgGTATCTGCATTACGGTTCGGTGCTCACACAAACTCTCTTCCAGTTAGCAGTGAATAATTGAACTACAGTTATCAGTGACTCAAAATTTGTATAAAGACCACAACCGGTTCCCTAAATGTTCTTTAGTCTATCAATGAAAACTGTATGaaaagagtcatagaaacatagaaaataggtgcaggagaaggccatttggcccttcgaatcaattattaaggatgtcatagcagcgcatttggaaaatggtgacatgataggtccaagtcagcatggatttgtgaaagggaaatcatgcttgacaaatcttctggaattttttgaggatgtttccagtaaagtggacaaaggagaaccagttgctgtggtatatttggactttctgaaggctttcgacaaggtcccacacatgagattaatgtgcaaagttaaagcacataggattgggggtagtgtactgacgtggattgagaactggttgtcagacaggaagcaaagagtaggagtaaatgggtacttttcagtatggcaggcagtaactagtggggtaccgcaaggttctgtgctggggccccagctgtttacattgtacattaatgatttagacgaggggattaaatgtagtatctccaaatttgcggatgacactaagttgggtggcagtgtgagctgcgaggaggatgctatgaggctgcagagtgacttggataggttaggtgagtgggcaaatgaatggcagatgaagtaaaatgtggataaatgtgaggttatccactttggtggtaaaaacagagagacagactattatctgaatggtgacagattaggaaaagggaaggtgcaacgagacctgggtgtcatggtacatcagtcattgaaggttggcatgcaggtacagcaggcggttaagaaagcaaatggcatgttggccttcatagcaaggggatttgagtacaggggcagggaggtgttgctacagttgtacagggccttggtgaggccacacctggagtattgtgtacagttttggtctcctaacttgaggaaagacattcttgctattgagggagtgcagcgaagattcaccagactgattcccgggatggtgggactgacttatcaagaaagactggatcaactgggcttgtattcactggagttcagaagaatgagaggggacctcatagaaacgtttaaaattctgacgggtttagacaggttagatgcaggaagaatgttcccaatgttggggaagtccagaaccaggggtcacagtctaaggataaggggtaagccatttaggaccgagatgaggagaaacttcttcacccagagagtggtgaacctgtggaattctctaccacagaaagtagttgaggccaattcactaaatatattcaaaagggagttagatgaagtccttactactcgggggatcaaggggtatggcgagaaagcaggaagggcgtactgaagtttcatgttcagccatgaactcattgaatggcagtgcaggctagaagggctgaatggcctactcctgcacctattttctatgtttctatgtttcgagcctgcaccaccattcaatatgatcatggctgatcattccctcagtaccccttttctgctttctctccataccccttgatccccttaactgtaagggtcatatctcactaccgcttgaatatatccaatgaactggcatcaacaactctgcggtagggaattccacaggttaacaactcttgagtgaagaagtttctcctcatctcagtcctaaatggcctactccttatcctaagactgtgtcccctgattctggatttccccaatatcgggaacattctacccgcatctaacctgccccatcccatcagaatcttatatgtttctatgagatccccctcttatccttctaaactccaatgtataaaggcccagttgatccagtctctcctcatatgtcagtcctaccatcccaggaatcagtctgatgaaccttcgctgtactcctcaatagcaagaacgtccttcctcagattaggagaccaaaactgaacacaatattccaggtgaggcctcaccaaggccctgtacaactgcagtaaaacctccctgctcctatactcaaatctccttgctatgaaagccaacataccatttgccttcttcatcgcctgctgtaactgtatgctaacgttcaatgactgatgaaccatgaacccaggtctggttgcacctccctttttactataagacgctccttaaaatctacagcgtcggcggcagtcgggagcagtgtcgaggaggtgcgtgaagaggcctataaaaggcacagcagggagtccggggcccagcgtcggcggcagtcgggagcagcgtcgaggaggtgcatggagaggcctataaaaggcacagcagggagtcgggagcagcgtcgaggaggtgcgtggagaggcctataaaaggcacagcagggagtccagggcccagcgtcgggagcagcgtcgaggaggtgcatggagaggcctataaaaggcgtgacttgtgcagctacagggagaaggcaaaaaagaagtagaaagaaatcaaaaggtgacatcacagccaagagggtaagtgattggctggattggtgagtactttttcttttttatcttctatatcagtgagtaacttttaacattgttgttgccaatttaagtgtatctaagggttaagtcatggcaggacggctcggtcgggtgttatgctcctcctgtgccatgtgggaactcagggatgactccagtgtctctgtcgactatgtgtgcaggaagtgtatccacctccggctcctgacggtccgcgttgcggagttggagctgagggtggattcactctggagcatccacgatgctgagaatgacgtcagtatcacgtgtagtgagttggtcttaccgcagggaaagggtccacagccagatagggaatggaagaccaacaggaagagcagtgctaggaaggtagtgcaggagtcccctgtggtcatccccctgcaaaacagatacactgctttgggtactgttgagggggatgaatcatcaggggagggcagcagcagccaagttcatggcaccgtggctggctctgctgcacaggagggcaggaaaaagagtgggagagcaatagtgattggggattcaatggtgaggggaatagataggcgtttctgcggccgcaaccgagactccaggatggtatgttgcctccctggtgcaagggtcaaggatgtctcggagcgggtgcaggacattctaaaaagggagggagatcagccagttgtcgtggtgcacattggtaccaacgacataggtaaaaaaagggatgaggtcctacgaaacgaatttaaggagctaggagctaaattaaaaagtaggacctcaaaagtagtaatctcgggattgctaccagtgccacgtgatagtcagagtaggaatcgcaggatagcgcagatgaatacgtgccttgagcagtggtgcagcagggagggattcaaattcctggggcattggaaccggttctgggggaggtgggaccagtacaaaccgggcggtctgcaccttggcaggaccagaaccaatgtccgagggggagtgtttgctagtgctaatggggaggatttaaactaatatggcagggggatgggaaccaatgcagggagacagagggaaacaaaaaggaggcaaaagcaaaagacagaaaggagatgaggaaaagtggagggcagagaaacccagggcaaagaacaaaaagggccactgtacagcaaaattctaaaaggacaaagggtgttaaaaaaacaagcctgaaggctttgtgtcttaatgcaaggagtatccgcaataaggtggatgaattaactgtgcaaatggatgttaacaaatatgatgtgattgggattacggagacatggctccaggatgatcagggctgggaactcaacatccaggggtattcaacattcaggaaaaatagaataaaaggaaaaggaggtggggtagcattgctggttaaggagcaaattaaggcaatagtttggaaggacattagcttggatgatgtggaatctatatgggtagagctgcagaataccaaagggcaaaaaacgttagtgggagttgtgtacaaacctccaaacagtagtagtgatgttggggagggcatcaaacatgaaattaggggtgcgtgcaataaaggtgcagcagttataatgggtgactttaatatgcacatagattgggttaaccaaactggaagcaatacggtggaggaggatttcctggagtgcataagggatggttttttagaccaatatgtcgagaaaccaactaggggggaggtcatcttatactgggtgttgtgtaatgaaagaggattaattagcaatctcgttgtgcgaggccccttggggaagagtgaccataatatggtggaattctgcattaggatggagaatgaaacagttaattcagagaccatggtccaaaacttaaagaagggtaactttgaaggtatgaggcgtgaattggctaggatagattggcgaatgatacttaaggggttgactgtggatgggcaatggcagacatttagagaccgcatggatgaactacaacaattgtacattcctgtctgggtaaaaataaaaaagggaaggtggctcaaccgtggctatcaagggaaatcagggatagtattaaagccaaggaagtggcaaacaaattggccagaaatagcagcgaacccggggactgggagaaatttagaactcagcagaggaggacaaa
This Pristiophorus japonicus isolate sPriJap1 unplaced genomic scaffold, sPriJap1.hap1 HAP1_SCAFFOLD_2972, whole genome shotgun sequence DNA region includes the following protein-coding sequences:
- the LOC139248853 gene encoding histone H4-like, whose protein sequence is MTGRGKRSKGLGKAGAKQHRKVLRDNIQCITKPAIRRLARCGGVKWILGLISVETRGMLKVFLENVITYTEHTKRKTVTAMDVVYALKRQDRTLYGFGG